In a single window of the Hallerella porci genome:
- a CDS encoding GNAT family N-acetyltransferase, translated as MKIMFQPISLSSKSIFEKYLRAANKQCCDYAFANLFAWSKYYQTVWCEFENFLIIRFHVAGSEKWAYLEPLGTGDATAAIQFIFRDAANETKQPVRFFSISQEFVNRYQALPEMQTQRFYTDRSFGNYIYSREKLAHLAGRKLHSKRNHITQFDKRYPTAKFEILNPEKHAAALHKLITKWCQTQEVETSTIRHEKEMIENSLAHYAELNLFGILLSVDENAIAFSFGSQINQNTFYVHVEKADTQYEGAYAKINQLMAENLPAEIEWINREEDMGLSSLRKSKLSYFPDAISAEYFSTSKNSTENDIWELWQKAFPEDSDEFLATFIFPYSNPSTQITHYENGKLASMLHLISFSSKWGKVAYIYGLATDPEFSGKGFAKKVIFNAMQRAKENGCTCICAIQANLQFTAWQTQFDFTPPSVTIQFQTEDGFDFGGEEEDIHRGIFRILDVQTFLQKFAATHSDSTEKISVNDSIFLENTGVYSLQNGKTSKISNLPEKSIQTINAFFQNNVENEKLGMRS; from the coding sequence ATGAAAATCATGTTTCAGCCGATAAGTCTTTCGAGCAAATCGATTTTTGAAAAATATCTGCGTGCGGCAAATAAACAATGCTGCGATTACGCCTTCGCCAATCTCTTTGCGTGGTCCAAGTATTACCAAACCGTTTGGTGCGAATTTGAAAATTTTCTGATTATCCGTTTTCACGTTGCAGGCTCCGAAAAATGGGCGTACTTAGAACCTCTCGGAACGGGCGACGCTACCGCAGCGATTCAATTTATCTTTCGCGATGCCGCAAACGAAACGAAGCAGCCGGTGCGATTTTTTTCCATTTCACAAGAATTCGTAAACCGATACCAAGCTCTGCCCGAAATGCAAACGCAGCGATTTTACACCGACCGCAGTTTCGGCAATTACATTTACAGCCGCGAAAAATTAGCGCATCTCGCCGGGCGAAAACTCCATTCCAAGCGCAATCACATTACGCAATTTGATAAGCGTTATCCGACCGCAAAATTTGAAATTTTAAATCCCGAAAAACACGCTGCAGCATTGCACAAGCTCATCACAAAGTGGTGTCAAACTCAAGAAGTCGAAACGTCGACGATTCGCCACGAAAAAGAAATGATTGAAAATTCCCTAGCCCATTACGCGGAATTAAATTTATTCGGCATTCTTTTATCCGTTGACGAAAACGCAATCGCCTTTTCTTTTGGTTCTCAAATTAACCAAAACACTTTTTACGTTCATGTCGAAAAAGCGGACACGCAATACGAAGGCGCTTACGCCAAAATCAATCAGCTCATGGCAGAAAATTTGCCCGCAGAAATTGAATGGATTAACCGCGAAGAAGATATGGGACTTTCCTCTTTGCGCAAATCCAAGTTGTCGTATTTTCCCGATGCGATTTCCGCAGAATATTTTTCGACGAGCAAAAATTCCACAGAGAATGACATTTGGGAATTATGGCAAAAAGCCTTCCCCGAAGATTCCGATGAATTTCTCGCGACTTTCATTTTTCCTTATTCCAATCCGTCCACGCAAATTACGCATTACGAAAACGGAAAACTCGCCTCGATGCTTCACCTCATTTCCTTTTCTAGCAAATGGGGAAAAGTCGCCTACATTTACGGACTCGCCACCGATCCAGAATTCAGCGGAAAAGGTTTTGCCAAAAAAGTCATCTTCAACGCGATGCAGCGCGCGAAAGAAAACGGCTGCACTTGCATTTGCGCCATTCAAGCCAATCTCCAATTTACCGCATGGCAAACGCAATTTGATTTTACGCCGCCGAGCGTCACCATTCAATTTCAAACCGAAGATGGTTTTGATTTTGGCGGCGAAGAAGAAGACATCCATCGCGGCATTTTCCGCATTCTCGACGTTCAAACTTTTCTGCAAAAATTTGCCGCCACGCATTCCGATTCTACCGAAAAAATTTCCGTAAACGATTCCATTTTCCTAGAAAACACAGGAGTTTACTCCCTCCAAAACGGAAAAACCTCCAAAATTTCAAATCTCCCCGAAAAATCCATTCAAACCATCAACGCATTTTTTCAAAATAATGTTGAAAATGAGAAATTAGGAATGAGGAGTTAG
- a CDS encoding TIGR02147 family protein, producing MTEKKEQRKIFEYLDYRQFLQDYYQSKKAENSAFSLRAFSDKIGFKAKDFISRVMQGDKNLSAQSIQKIISGLKFGKREAAFFEDLVWFNQAETMEEKNSWFQKMQNELKIVRFTAGQHQLAFYQYQVYSHWRHLVVRSLIGMFGFHGDFATLAKSVHPPITIDEAKESVALLEKCNLVKEEEDGSYVLVNKDITTGDRTSRIALRGFHQHCLALGAASIDRDPPQLRNISGLTLGISQSAYEKIVERMSAFRKEIAQIADEDEEADKVYQLQLLLFPIGGKL from the coding sequence ATGACAGAGAAAAAAGAACAGCGCAAAATTTTTGAATACCTGGACTACAGGCAATTTTTGCAGGATTATTATCAGTCAAAAAAGGCTGAAAATTCCGCGTTTTCTCTGCGTGCTTTTTCCGATAAAATCGGATTCAAAGCCAAAGATTTCATTAGCCGCGTGATGCAAGGCGACAAAAACCTTTCGGCACAAAGCATTCAAAAAATTATTTCCGGGCTAAAATTCGGCAAACGCGAAGCCGCATTCTTCGAAGATCTCGTTTGGTTTAATCAAGCCGAAACGATGGAAGAAAAGAACAGCTGGTTTCAAAAAATGCAGAACGAGCTGAAAATCGTCCGCTTTACCGCGGGGCAGCATCAACTCGCCTTTTATCAATATCAAGTTTATTCTCATTGGCGGCATCTTGTTGTCCGCTCTCTCATCGGAATGTTCGGATTTCACGGGGATTTTGCAACTCTCGCCAAATCCGTTCACCCGCCGATTACCATCGACGAAGCCAAAGAATCCGTTGCATTACTCGAAAAATGCAATCTCGTCAAAGAAGAAGAAGACGGTTCTTACGTTTTGGTGAATAAAGACATTACGACTGGCGACAGAACTTCTCGTATTGCCCTTCGCGGATTTCATCAACATTGCTTAGCGCTCGGTGCTGCTTCCATCGACCGCGATCCCCCACAACTGCGAAATATTTCGGGTTTAACGCTAGGAATTTCGCAATCCGCCTACGAAAAAATCGTCGAACGGATGAGCGCATTTCGAAAAGAAATTGCCCAAATCGCCGACGAAGACGAAGAAGCCGATAAAGTTTATCAATTGCAACTTTTACTTTTCCCAATCGGGGGAAAATTATAA
- the lexA gene encoding transcriptional repressor LexA, whose product MDTKKALTERQQEIFDYIRSCTERGKMPPTVREIGDKFGISSTNGVRSILAALIKKGYIRRAPRLSRGIEILEESENSLQETQETSESSTVEVPIIGRVAAGAPILAVQNIEGTVTVDRDFLASQPNVFALHVKGDSMINAGIFDGDLVFARSQTVAERGEMIIAQVDDEATVKYYQPQIDHIELRPANPKYQPIIVHSNQKFSIAGRVIGVLRKIN is encoded by the coding sequence ATGGATACAAAAAAAGCGCTAACCGAACGCCAACAAGAAATTTTTGATTACATCCGTTCCTGCACCGAGCGGGGAAAAATGCCGCCTACCGTCCGCGAAATCGGCGATAAATTCGGAATTTCTTCGACCAACGGCGTCCGCTCCATTTTAGCCGCTCTCATTAAAAAAGGCTACATTCGGCGCGCGCCCCGTTTAAGCCGCGGCATTGAAATTTTGGAAGAATCCGAAAATTCTCTCCAAGAAACCCAAGAAACGTCCGAATCTTCAACCGTAGAAGTGCCGATTATCGGGCGTGTCGCTGCTGGCGCTCCCATTTTAGCCGTTCAAAATATCGAAGGCACCGTTACCGTGGATCGCGATTTTCTCGCAAGTCAGCCGAATGTGTTTGCGCTTCATGTCAAAGGCGATTCGATGATTAACGCGGGCATTTTTGATGGAGACTTAGTCTTTGCGCGTTCCCAAACGGTCGCAGAACGCGGAGAAATGATTATCGCTCAAGTTGATGACGAAGCAACCGTCAAATACTACCAACCGCAGATCGATCACATTGAACTGCGCCCCGCCAACCCCAAATATCAGCCGATTATAGTCCACTCCAATCAAAAATTTTCGATTGCGGGGCGCGTCATCGGCGTTCTCCGTAAAATCAACTAA